A genomic segment from Nicotiana tabacum cultivar K326 chromosome 9, ASM71507v2, whole genome shotgun sequence encodes:
- the LOC107832770 gene encoding small ribosomal subunit protein uS4, translating to MVHVAFYRNYGKTFKKPRRPYEKERLDAELKLVGEYGLRCKRELWRVQYALSRIRNAARMLLTLDEKDPRRIFEGEALLRRMNRYGLLDESQNKLDYVLSLTVENFLERRLQTLVFKTGMAKSIHHARVLIRQRHIRVGRQVVNVPSFMVRLDSQKHIDFSLISPFGGGRPGRVKRKNQKAAAKKASGGDGDEEDEE from the exons ATGGTCCACGTCGCCTTTTATCGTAACT ATGGGAAGACCTTTAAGAAGCCTCGGCGTCCCTATGAAAAGGAGCGATTGGATGCAGAGTTGAAGCTTGTTGGAGAATATGGATTGAGGTGCAAGAGGGAGCTGTGGAGAGTTCAGTATGCTTTGAGCCGTATCAGGAATGCTGCAAGAATGCTTCTGACCTTGGATGAGAAAGACCCACGTCGTATTTTTGAAGGTGAAGCACTCTTGAGGAGGATGAACAGATATGGGTTATTGGATGAGAGCCAAAACAAGCTCGATTATGTCTTGTCTCTCACTGTGGAGAACTTTCTTGAGCGTCGTCTCCAAACCCTTGTCTTCAAGACTGGCATGGCTAAGTCTATCCACCATGCTAGAGTGCTCATTAGACAAAGGCATATCAG AGTTGGTAGGCAGGTGGTGAATGTTCCTTCTTTTATGGTAAGACTGGACTCCCAGAAGCACATTGACTTCTCTCTCATCAGTCCTTTCGGTGGTGGGCGCCCTGGAAGAGTGAAGAGAAAGAACCAAAAGGCTGCTGCAAAGAAGGCATCTGGTGGCGATGGagatgaggaagatgaagaaTGA